From Penaeus monodon isolate SGIC_2016 chromosome 6, NSTDA_Pmon_1, whole genome shotgun sequence, the proteins below share one genomic window:
- the LOC119573829 gene encoding LOW QUALITY PROTEIN: hornerin-like (The sequence of the model RefSeq protein was modified relative to this genomic sequence to represent the inferred CDS: deleted 1 base in 1 codon): MRILVVFLLVAFVAAEQKREADPGHFGLGHGVGLLGHGHVGHGFGYGPAIAHHPYHGHSFIQSYNHHLYKRDADPGFSHHGFGHGLGHGFFGHGVGLGYGHGYGYGPGIAHHPYHGHSFVQTHHIGKRDADPGFLHGHGFGHGFGHGVGFGFGHGLGLRYGHGYGYGPGIAHHPYHGHSYVQTHHIGKREADPGFPVHGHGFGHGFSFGHGLGFGFGHSHGYGPGIAHHPYHGHSFVQTHHIGKRSADPGFAHPGYSLGHVYHYGHGFGHGASFGYGTSVSHPGHGHSFQHRHGVVYPYYG, encoded by the exons ATGAGGATCCTG GTCGTCTTCCTGTTGGTTGCTTTCGTTGCAGCAGAGCAGAAGCGCGAGGCCGACCCCGGTCACTTCGGCCTCGGTCACGGCGTTGGTCTCCTCGGCCATGGTCACGTCGGTCACGGTTTTGGGTACGGCCCGGCCATAGCACATCACCCGTACCACGGCCACTCGTTCATACAGTCCTACAATCATCATCTCTATAAGCGAGACGCTGACCCGGGATTTTCACATCACGGA TTCGGACACGGACTGGGCCACGGGTTCTTCGGACACGGTGTCGGTTTAGGCTATGGCCACGGCTACGGCTACGGCCCCGGCATTGCCCACCATCCCTATCACGGCCATTCCTTCGTTCAGACACACCACATCGGCAAACGGGACGCCGACCCTGGCTTCCTTCACGGCCATGGCTTCGGGCATGGATTTGGGCATGGGGTTGGCTTCGGATTTGGACATGGTCTAGGTCTAAGGTATGGCCATGGCTACGGCTACGGTCCAGGCATCGCTCACCATCCCTACCACGGTCACTCCTACGTCCAAACGCACCACATCGGGAAACGAGAAGCTGACCCTGGCTTCCCGGTTCACGGTCATGGATTCGGACACGGTTTTAGCTTTGGTCACGGCCTTGGTTTCGGATTCGGCCACAGCCACGGCTATGGCCCAGGCATCGCTCACCATCCTTACCATGGTCACTCGTTTGTGCAGACGCACCACATCGGAAAGCGAAGCGCTGACCCCGGCTTTGCACACCCGGGCTACAGTTTGGGACATGTCTATCATTATGGCCATGGGTTCGGACACGGTGCCTCGTTTGGCTACGGAACTAGCGTCTCTCACCCCGGACATGGCCATTCCTTCCAGCACAGACACGGTGTGGTTTATCCATATTACGGATAG